In Gemmatimonadales bacterium, the DNA window TCCGGTCGATCTGGCACCCTACGCTGCCATGGGGACCCTCCCGAAGATCCCTTGCACAGCCCTGAGATACTCTTCCATGTCGAACCCGTCAGGGTCGATCATCGCCTGCACGGCACATCCATTGATAAAGCTCACCGCCACCGCCGCCAGCCCGTCAGCCGTCACGCCGGCAAACCGGGAGGGCTCCGAGTGCAACACCTCCTGCGTCAGCACCCGGAAAGCCGCGCGATAGCGCTCGAGCTCCGCGCTGACCTTTGCGCGGATGACGCTGTTCCGGGTGCCCAGCGCCCAGTATTCCAGAAAGAGGCGGACCTGACGGGTGTCGCCCGAAAACCGAGCCATTTCCTGCCGCAGCAGAGACCGTAAGCGCTCCCGCGGATCACGGATGCTCGACACGTCCTCGGCGATGCCGAGCGACAGGCTCGTGGTGAGCACCCGGTCCACCAGCGCGCTGACCAGCTGGTCTTTCCGTTTGAAATGAAAGAGCACAAGTCCGTGACTGAGCCGCGCTCGGGCGGCCACGGCCCTCAGCGTGACGCCGCCGAGTCCTTGCCGCAGCGCGACGTCGTGCGCCGCCTTCAGGATCTGCTGCCGCCGCATGGTCTCCGACGCCTTCTTTCCTGGCATGGATCGCTCCCTGGGTCTCTATTGACCTTCTGTCCAATAGAGAGTATAATATGTTATCCACTTGGTCAATACCACGACCCTCGACTGTGAGGGCGAGGACCAGGCTTCTTGCAGCACCGCCCCTCTGGAGGGCTCCATGCAGCACCATCGACTCCTGATTCTCGCCGTCGCAGCCTGCGCCATAGCGTCCTGCAATCCATTCCACCAGGGACAAGCCGTCCAGGTGAGCGCCAAAGACGAGAACCTGAACTCCCGCTGGCACGCCAACCTGGCGACTCCGGCCAACCTTGCTGGCGCGGTACAGATGAACGGCTCCGCTTCCATGACGCCGGCCAAGACGGCCGGCAATACTACCGTATCGCTGGATCTCGCCAATGCTTCCCCCGGGGGCCTGCATCCCTGGCAGCTGCACCGCGGGCAGTGTGGGTCCGATAAGGGGGTAGTCGGGTCAGCCGACGCCTACCCGGTCGCCAAGGTCGGCGGTAATGGCCGCGCGACAGTGACGGCCAATCTGCCGTACGACACGCCGACGGCGGGTAGCTACTTCGTGATGGTGCGTGCGTCCGCCGGCAACGACGCGGTGACCGTCGCCTGTGGCAACCTCGCCCCGCCGACCCTCTAGTCACTGGGGTAGAACCGAACAGGAATGCAAACCGTCAGAGGTGATCGCTGACTCGGTTCGGAGGGAACCATGACGACGGCGACGAAGGCCATATCGAAGATCAGGATCCCCCGCACGGCGCGGTAGCCCTGAGCCATGCTCGCGACCGGTGAGAGAGGTGCAATGATGCGGAGCTGCCCCGAGGACGGGCATCCCATGGTTCCCGTGGGAGAGAAAGCCGGCCAGCTGAAATGGGGATGTACGAACCCGTGGCATCCTCTCGAACCCGGCCCATGTCCCTCGTGCGGCCAATCTGGGCGGCATCGCAGCGAAGGCCTGGGCCCCTCCCGAAAGGCGCGGTGCATGCGCTGCGGTCACCAATGGCTCGGCGTGCCTTGACGAGGGGCCTCGACCCCCGAACGGCCCCCGGGAAGTCGCGGACATGAAGCCGGCGGCGACGTGCTGCAGGAAGTCGCCGGCCAGACTGACGGCGGGGCTCAGGCTGATGCGATCGGGGACTAGTGCGACATCGACAGGAGCATCCTCCTGACCTCCTCAGTGCTTCGATGCTCAGCCCCCCGGCTCGTCCATATCCCGACGATCGCCGAGAGCTGATTTCAGAACAGGAACGTACCATGAGCGACACGTACAGTTGCCCCGAGTGTGGCGGAGATCGCGACGCATTGCTGACCTCCATGGCATTAGGCGGCTCCACGACTTTGAGGCAGCCGCGTCCCGGGCAGCCCTGCACCTGCACACAGAACAGTCGGACATCGGGAGCCTTTGGCGAGATACTGAGAGCGAGGGCCTCCCGATCCGATGAGGCTGGCGAATGACGGGGTATCCGATCCCTGCCTATGTCTTGGAGAGGCCGGCGACGATGCTATCCGGTGGCCGAGCACGTGCTCGAGTTTCCGGTCACGCGGCGAACGTGGCCGATGACCACACCACCTCGCCGTGGCGTGAGAGGCCAATCCAAACCCCGGCCAGCAGAGTACCTTTCCTTCAACCCCACTTGACTCGCTGACCAAGGCCGGCGCCGTCGCCGGATCTAGGGACTAAGATGTCATCCCCGCGTCCTACCAGCAGGCGCATTGTCATCTGCGATTACAACGCCCTCTTGCTCTCTGTGACCGGGCTCCTCCGGATGTCCGGCTATCGCGTGTTCCAAGCCCATGACGGGCTCGCCGCCCGCGAACTTTGCCATGAGCTTCCGGACATAGGCCTGCTGATCCTGAACACCACAGGCACCGGCGAAGACACCCCGAGTCTCGTCAGACTCATCCGACGCGAGTACCCCGATCTTCCCATCCTTCACATCGGCGCGTCGGCCCTGGCCGGGATGCCCGCCGATGTGCCGACGCTCGCCGAGTCCTTCACCTCGGACCAACTGCTGGGGGTCGTGGGTGGCCTCTTACCAGCGGAGTCCGCGCAGCGTCTCGAGGCTCGGGCAGGTAAATAGCTGCCAGACGGAGCCCCCTGCTTCGCCATACGCACTCGCCTGGAGCACACATACTGCTGGCGGATGCGGATGCTCTCCTGGATTTGTTTGCCCGGCGGGTGTACGGCCTAGGCGAGCGAACCGCCTTCGAAGCTCACGCACCGCCGTAGAGCGAGGCCATAGGAATCGACGAAGCATTCGCTAGAGGGCCTCCAGGTGTGGAGGTTACTTGTGTGCTCCTTGTGTGCCTAATCTGGGGAAAACAGGTGATGACTCGGCGGAACTAGTGGGTTAGGACGTTCCCGTAAACGCGACTTACGCCGGTACTTGACGGCATTCATAGCCACTCACCGAAAGACTCCAATCAGGCTCATAATCCGTCGGTCCCTGGTTCGAATCCAGGAGGGCCCACTCCACAACCTCACGTTCCGCCCCCGTCGGAATCCCCCCCGGCCGCCTTGGACCCCGCCAGCACCCGCGACACATTCCTCCTGAGCAGCCGAAGCCGGCTGGTGAGCCACCCCGCCTCCCGCTGGTGTTCCTCCATCAGCAGTTCGTGCCACGCGGCCGCGATCTCGGCCCGGCCGAGATACCCGATCATCCGCTTCGGCTCGTGCCGATCCACCACCGCGAGTCGCCCCACCTTGTGCCGCGCCATCTTGGCCACGGCCTCCTCGAGCAGCTCATCCGGATAGGCCACCACCAGTCGGGACACCCCGACCTCACGCACGGTGGACTCCCGGGTACCGGCTCGCGCCAGCGCCGTCATGAGATCGCCGCGGGTCACCAGGCCGACCAACGCGCCCTGCCGATCGATCAGGGGCCACTCGTCACGATGGCCGAGCACCGGATCGCCGGCCGCGAGCCGCTCGCCGACCGTCTGGAGCGGGGCATCGGCGGGGAGCGCGGGCACGTCGCGCTCCATCGCGTCCTCCACCCGGATCCGCACCAGCGGACTCACGCCATACTCCCGCGCGACGTGATAGCCGCGGCGCGCCACTTTCTCCGTCAGGATCGACCGCCGCATCAACAGCACCGTGACGCCGTGGGCCGCCGCGCACGCGATCAGGAGCGCCGGGAGCACCGCGATGTCGCCGGTCAGCTCCAGCATGAAGGCGACGGC includes these proteins:
- a CDS encoding TetR/AcrR family transcriptional regulator, which translates into the protein MPGKKASETMRRQQILKAAHDVALRQGLGGVTLRAVAARARLSHGLVLFHFKRKDQLVSALVDRVLTTSLSLGIAEDVSSIRDPRERLRSLLRQEMARFSGDTRQVRLFLEYWALGTRNSVIRAKVSAELERYRAAFRVLTQEVLHSEPSRFAGVTADGLAAVAVSFINGCAVQAMIDPDGFDMEEYLRAVQGIFGRVPMAA